One Oryza glaberrima chromosome 11, OglaRS2, whole genome shotgun sequence genomic region harbors:
- the LOC127754338 gene encoding putative serine/threonine-protein kinase-like protein CCR3, which produces MALWGGLGQAATVAQLVGVDVGGLIFMIVQAAATARQNKKECQQLAGRVLLISEMLPQLQLQEAEVMRCRMAELDGVLREAHELVASSCQARSAAYRLVMAGRQADMFRDVQRRIDSCLLDFNIVSHINITRRFDGNYNVPNPSGGTTVTSTYAGPRYKFQIDWELPRTHGVQEFTLKELVAATNNFNSVIGRGGHATVYVGMLQDFREVAIKRANVFLHPDSEEEFRAEITILSQVRHKHIVGLLGWCAVDEDKGLPLVRKKKEKARLLVLEHMKNGSLFDHLHNLQWSSSPVRASWRMRIEILLGVSRAIEYLHDYAVQPIIHRDVKSNNVMLDDTWVPRLVDFGASLTWDEMECSNIVVSGTAGYIDPEYIETSRLRPTSDIYSSGVVMLEVLTGRKALDLNREDNARRLVHLALPLIEAGELRKLLDSRMATEPTPRELEAANLVAHTASRCLQFPGECRPAMSEVATNLKTALELVSGDGLESLSGDSTSFANANCL; this is translated from the exons ATGGCGCTGTGGGGCGGGCTGGGACAGGCAGCGACGGTGGCGCAGCTTGTTGGGGTGGACGTCGGTGGGCTCATCTTCATGATCGTGCAAGCGGCAGCAACAGCTCGGCAGAACAAGAAGGAGTGCCAGCAGCTGGCCGGCCGCGTCCTCTTGATCTCGGAGATGCTACCGCAGTTGCAGTTGCAGGAGGCAGAGGTAATGCGGTGCCGAATGGCCGAGCTGGACGGCGTGCTCCGTGAGGCGCACGAGCTCGTCGCGTCGTCCTGCCAGGCGAGGAGCGCGGCCTACCGGTTGGTGATGGCCGGGCGGCAGGCGGACATGTTCAGGGATGTGCAGAGGAGGATCGACTCGTGCCTTCTCGACTTTAACATCGTGAGCCACATCAACATCACCCGCCGCTTCGATGGAAACTACAACGTGCCGAATCCTAGCGGTGGCACGACCGTAACATCTACATATGCAGGCCCCCGATATAAGTTCCAG ATCGATTGGGAGTTACCCCGCACACACGGAGTCCAAGAATTCACTTTGAAGGAGCTTGTGGCAGCGACCAATAACTTCAACAGTGTGATTGGTAGGGGTGGCCACGCAACGGTGTACGTGGGAATGCTTCAAGACTTTCGGGAGGTGGCCATCAAGCGCGCGAATGTGTTCTTGCACCCTGACAGCGAGGAGGAATTCAGGGCAGAGATCACAATCCTCTCCCAAGTACGTCACAAGCACATCGTAGGCCTTTTAGGCTGGTGTGCAGTGGATGAGGATAAGGGCCTACCGTTAGTCCGTAAAAAGAAGGAGAAGGCGCGCCTGCTCGTCTTGGAGCACATGAAGAACGGCTCACTTTTCGACCACCTGCATAATCTGCAGTGGTCCTCCTCGCCAGTGAGGGCGTCCTGGAGGATGCGCATTGAGATATTGCTGGGCGTGTCGCGGGCCATAGAGTATTTGCACGACTACGCCGTGCAGCCAATAATCCATCGTGACGTCAAGTCGAACAACGTCATGCTCGACGACACCTGGGTGCCACGATTGGTTGACTTTGGCGCGTCGCTCACCTGGGATGAGATGGAGTGTAGTAATATTGTAGTCAGTGGGACGGCAGGATATATCGACCCAGAGTACATTGAAACTAGTCGTCTGAGACCGACAAGCGATATCTACAGTTCTGGAGTTGTGATGCTGGAGGTATTGACGGGGAGGAAGGCACTTGACTTGAACAGGGAGGACAATGCCAGGAGGTTGGTGCACCTCGCGCTGCCACTCATCGAGGCGGGAGAGCTGCGGAAGTTACTAGACAGTCGCATGGCGACAGAGCCAACGCCGAGGGAGCTCGAGGCGGCGAATCTGGTGGCACACACGGCATCGCGCTGCCTGCAGTTCCCAGGGGAGTGCCGGCCAGCCATGTCAGAAGTTGCCACCAACCTCAAGACCGCGCTCGAGCTCGTCAGTGGTGATGGACTGGAGAGTTTGAGCGGTGATAGTACATCGTTTGCCAATGCCAATTGTCTGTGA
- the LOC127755861 gene encoding putative serine/threonine-protein kinase-like protein CCR3, protein MWVGLGQAATVAQLAGADVGGLISMIMQAAVTAHQNKKECDHLARRVFMIAELLPHLQDPEVWRPLAGLDEALREAHELVTSCQEKSAVYRFVMAGRQADRFRDVERKIDSYLLVFPFISHIGITRRLDRIYKVLLPDDTILASPSADIPQSPALEIAEHMAFHGDDGDKVFTMAELAAATNNFSSDNQIGTGGFGRIYMGMLPDGREVAVKRKSVDSYPGEEEFMAETTILSQIQHKNIIRLLGWCRTTENRLFRKDKEERLIVYEYMENRSLDGHLHDPLSSSPVATSWKTRVEILLGVSRAIEHLQSYGERPVIHRDVKPSNILLDDTWAPRLSDFGLSLVWDEAADHDTPVYGTYGYVDPEYYIKGRLTPMNDMYNFGVVMLEVLTGKRAYFGEPKERKKRGKQYVFGRHSLASFAMPLIEAGELWKVLDRRPAEDPTPRQLQAVDLVAKTAARCLNLEGKNRPAISEVVANLETALELVRCDE, encoded by the exons ATGTGGGTTGGGCTGGggcaggcggcgacggtggcgcagcTAGCCGGGGCGGATGTCGGCGGCCTCATCTCCATGATTATGCAGGCGGCTGTGACCGCTCATCAGAACAAGAAGGAGTGCGACCATCTCGCCCGGCGTGTCTTCATGATCGCCGAGCTGCTGCCGCACCTGCAGGATCCGGAGGTGTGGAGACCGCTGGCTGGACTCGACGAGGCGCTACGAGAGGCACATGAGCTCGTCACCTCCTGCCAGGAGAAAAGCGCGGTGTACCGGTTTGTGATGGCCGGGCGGCAGGCTGACAGGTTCAGAGACGTTGAGCGCAAGATCGACTCGTACCTCCTCGTCTTCCCCTTCATCAGCCACATCGGCATCACTCGCCGTCTCGATCGAATCTACAAAGTTCTGCTTCCAGACGACACGATCTTGGCTTCTCCATCTGCAGACATTCCCCAGTCCCCTGCGCTG GAGATTGCAGAGCATATGGCTTTCCATGGAGACGATGGAGACAAGGTGTTCACCATGGcagagctggcggcggcgaccaacAACTTTTCATCTGACAACCAGATCGGGACTGGCGGATTCGGCAGGATCTACATGGGAATGCTTCCCGACGGGCGAGAGGTGGCCGTCAAGCGCAAAAGTGTGGACTCATATCCGGGCGAAGAGGAGTTCATGGCAGAGACCACAATCCTCTCCCAAATCCAACACAAGAACATCATCCGCCTCCTAGGCTGGTGCCGCACGACGGAGAATCGCCTGTTTCGGAAAGACAAGGAAGAGCGTCTCATCGTCTACGAGTACATGGAGAACCGCTCGCTTGACGGCCACCTGCACGACCcactgtcgtcgtcgccggtggcgacGTCATGGAAGACACGCGTGGAGATACTGCTGGGCGTGTCCCGGGCCATCGAGCACCTGCAGTCCTACGGCGAGCGGCCGGTGATCCACCGCGACGTCAAGCCGTCCAACATCCTGCTCGACGACACCTGGGCTCCGCGCTTGTCGGACTTCGGCCTGTCGCTCGTCTGGGACGAAGCGGCAGACCACGATACCCCAGTCTACGGTACGTATGGATACGTTGACCCGGAGTACTACATCAAAGGCAGGCTGACGCCGATGAATGACATGTACAACTTCGGCGTCGTGATGCTGGAGGTGTTGACGGGGAAGAGAGCATATTTTGGAGAACCaaaggaaaggaagaagaggggaaaacaGTACGTCTTTGGTCGTCACAGCTTGGCGTCCTTCGCGATGCCGCTGATTGAGGCGGGGGAGCTGTGGAAGGTGTTGGACAGGCGGCCGGCAGAGGATCCAACGCCGAGGCAGCTCCAGGCGGTGGACCTTGTGGCGAAGACGGCAGCGCGCTGCCTGAATTTGGAGGGGAAGAACAGGCCGGCAATTTCGGAAGTTGTGGCCAACCTCGAAACGGCGCTTGAGCTTGTCCGATGCGAtgagtag
- the LOC127754054 gene encoding putative serine/threonine-protein kinase-like protein CCR3 isoform X1 — MAHLQWEGMDRMATIAQLTGVDALGLISTIVQAAQAVRRNKETCQELVQEIQLIRDLLRMLQDPEMMCREEIVNALSGLEGTLKEAYVLVTSCRDCSAMYRFFMGWKQADQFRRIKKKIGKHLRFYPMISHADLTRRLEKLANSAALSTCSSQDAQEVPASSSVNHSNPEARAEEVNDEFEKSDVVTQSINDVERHEAGHQDAVQTLSVRKSRSWWHDVISSKKAADAVKAHVVPRAIELFSLAELAKATMDFTLDREIGKGIFSSVYRGVLPDGREVAIERKKVDSSAGGMEAFRAEVTIQSLLHHKHIIRLVGCCVMEEEEHWSLFQKKNMVEKRLLVFEYMENGSLFDHLHGPSTSSFSPVTASWKTRIEILLGVSRAIEYLHSYATPAVIHCDIKSSNILLDSSWSPRLSGFDIAVSCDEAECVDICVRGTLGYLDPEFVRTRTLKPASDVYNFGVVMLEVLSGRRAICRWKEDHGDGDGDSPMDSLVNHALPLIDAGQVLHLLDRRPAEEPTPRQLEAADLVARTAAHCLQENGDDRPAMSDVVTRLQAALELVRCDDE; from the exons ATGGCACATTTACAGTGGGAAGGCATGGATCGAATGGCTACTATTGCGCAGCTGACAGGAGTGGACGCTCTGGGGCTCATCTCGACGATCGTGCAGGCGGCGCAGGCAGTTCGTCGGAACAAGGAGACCTGCCAGGAGCTGGTGCAGGAAATTCAGCTGATCCGCGACCTCCTGCGGATGCTGCAGGACCCAGAGATGATGTGTCGGGAAGAGATCGTGAACGCGCTCAGTGGGCTGGAGGGGACGCTTAAGGAGGCGTATGTCCTTGTCACTTCCTGCAGGGACTGCTCAGCCATGTACCGTTTCTTCATGGGTTGGAAGCAGGCAGACCAGTTCCGTCGCATCAAAAAGAAGATCGGCAAGCACCTCCGTTTCTACCCCATGATCAGCCATGCCGACCTAACCCGTCGTCTCGAAAAACTTGCCAACAGTGCTGCTTTGTCAACATGCTCATCCCAG GATGCACAAGAGGTACCGGCATCATCATCGGTCAACCACTCAAACCCTGAAGCTAG GGCTGAAGAGGTCAATGACGAGTTCGAAAAAAGCGATGTAGTAACCCAGTCTATTAATGATGTGGAACGTCATGAAGCAG GTCACCAGGATGCAGTGCAAACATTGTCGGTTAGGAAATCAAGATCTTGGTGGCATGATGTAATATCCTCGAAAAAG GCTGCAGATGCAGTGAAAGCACATGTAGTGCCCCGTGCGATCGAGTTGTTCAGTTTGGCAGAGCTCGCAAAGGCGACCATGGACTTCACCCTTGACAGAGAGATCGGTAAAGGCATCTTCAGCAGTGTGTACAGGGGAGTGCTTCCTGACGGGCGGGAGGTGGCCATCGAACGCAAAAAGGTGGACTCTAGTGCTGGGGGGATGGAGGCATTTCGTGCAGAGGTTACAATCCAGTCCCTCCTTCACCACAAGCATATTATCCGTCTGGTTGGCTGCTGcgtgatggaggaggaggaacactGGTCATTGTTCCAGAAAAAGAACATGGTGGAGAAACGACTGCTCGTCTTCGAGTATATGGAGAACGGCTCGCTTTTCGACCACCTTCATGGTCCATCCACATCATCCTTCTCACCGGTGACGGCGTCCTGGAAGACGCGCATTGAGATACTGCTGGGCGTGTCACGCGCCATTGAGTACCTGCACTCATACGCCACGCCGGCGGTTATCCACTGTGACATCAAATCGTCCAACATCCTGCTTGACTCCAGCTGGTCACCGCGCTTGTCGGGCTTCGACATAGCAGTTAGCTGCGACGAGGCGGAGTGTGTTGACATTTGCGTCCGTGGCACGTTGGGATATCTTGACCCGGAGTTTGTACGCACAAGAACTCTGAAGCCAGCGAGCGACGTCTATAATTTTGGCGTTGTGATGCTGGAAGTATTGTCAGGCAGGAGGGCAATTTGCCGCTGGAAGGAGGatcatggcgatggcgatggcgatagCCCCATGGATTCTTTGGTTAACCACGCGCTGCCACTCATCGATGCGGGGCAGGTGCTCCATCTGCTGGAtaggcggccggcggaggagcCAACGCCAAGGCAGCTCGAGGCGGCGGACCTGGTGGCACGCACGGCAGCGCACTGCCTGCAAGAGAATGGGGACGACCGGCCGGCCATGTCGGACGTCGTGACCAGACTCCAGGCGGCGCTGGAGCTCGTCCGTTGCGATGATGAGTAG
- the LOC127755860 gene encoding putative serine/threonine-protein kinase-like protein CCR3: protein MWSGLGQAATVAQLVGADVGSLISVIMQAAMTARQNKKECEPLARRVFMIAELLPHLQDPEVMRRPEVRRPLAGLDDALREAHELVTSCQGRAAAYRLVMAWRQAERFREVQSKIDSYLLVFPFISHIDITRRLDRIYRVLLPNDAIVPSASAGLPNHEMEGERFTMAELAAATNNFATDRQIGTNPVARVYKGWLADGREVAVKQLVGNSNLSLAVEEEFQAELSLLSIRHSHIVRLLGWCAAEEKHLVVYEYMKNGTLDDHLHGAPSSPLSSSPVTTSWRTRIEILLGVSRAVEHLQSSSGGERRRPVIHRDIKPSNILLDDAWAPRLTDFGLSLTWDERECSSELPVVGTHGYAAPEYVATGCISPASDVYGLGVVMLEELTGRKALSQRAVVLKDGCTGFAPESLVDLALPVIRSGKARKLLDKRLTPTPTRRQLRAADMVARTAARCLLHDWVKRQAISEVVVDLKAALELVRFDV, encoded by the exons ATGTGGAGCGGGCTGGggcaggcggcgacggtggcgcagcTGGTCGGGGCGGATGTCGGCAGCCTCATCTCCGTCATCATGCAGGCGGCGATGACGGCTCGACAGAACAAGAAGGAGTGCgagccgctcgcccgccgcgtcTTCATGATCGCCGAGTTGCTGCCGCACCTGCAGGATCCGGAGGTGATGCGGCGGCCGGAGGTCCGGCGGCCGCTCGCGGGGCTCGACGACGCGCTCCGGGAGGCGCACGAGCTCGTGACATCGTGCCAGGGAAGGGCCGCGGCCTACCGGTTGGTGATGGCATGGCGGCAGGCCGAGAGGTTCAGAGAAGTTCAGAGCAAGATCGACTCGTACCTCCTCGTCTTCCCCTTCATCAGCCACATCGACATCACCCGCCGCCTCGATCGAATCTACAGAGTTCTTCTTCCAAACGACGCGATCGTGCCATCCGCATCTGCAGGACTCCCGAATCATGAGATG GAAGGTGAGAGATTCACCATGGCAGAGCTCGCTGCGGCGACCAATAACTTTGCAACTGACAGACAGATCGGTACAAACCCAGTAGCCAGGGTGTACAAGGGATGGCTTGCCGACGGGCGGGAGGTGGCCGTCAAGCAGCTGGTAGGCAACAGCAACCTATCTCTGGCAGTCGAGGAGGAGTTCCAGGCGGAGCTCTCGCTCCTCTCGATCCGCCACAGCCACATCGTCCGCCTCCTGGGCTGgtgcgcggcggaggagaagcaCCTGGTCGTGTACGAGTACATGAAGAACGGCACGCTCGACGACCACCTGCACGGTgccccgtcgtcgccgttgtcgtcgtcgccggtgacgaCGTCGTGGAGAACGCGCATCGAGATACTGCTGGGCGTGTCGCGGGCCGTCGAGCACCTGCagtcctcctccggcggcgagcggcggcggccggtgatccaccgcgacatcaagcCGTCCAACATCCTGCTCGACGACGCGTGGGCGCCGCGCCTGACGGACTTCGGCCTGTCGCTCACCTGGGACGAGAGGGAGTGTAGCTCGGAGCTGCCGGTCGTTGGCACGCACGGCTACGCCGCCCCGGAGTACGTCGCGACGGGGTGCATCAGTCCGGCGAGCGACGTCTACGGCCTCGGCGTCGTGATGCTGGAGGAGTTGACGGGGAGGAAGGCACTGTCTCAACGAGCGGTGGTACTGAAGGATGGGTGTACGGGTTTCGCCCCCGAGAGCTTGGTGGACTTGGCGCTGCCAGTGATAAGGTCGGGGAAGGCGCGGAAGCTTCTGGACAAACGcctgacgccgacgccgacgcggaggCAGCTCCGGGCGGCGGACATGGTGGCGCGCACGGCAGCGCGCTGCTTGCTGCATGATTGGGTGAAACGGCAGGCCATCTCGGAAGTCGTGGTCGATCTCAAGGCGGCGCTCGAGCTCGTCCGTTTCGACGTGTAG
- the LOC127754054 gene encoding putative serine/threonine-protein kinase-like protein CCR3 isoform X2, whose amino-acid sequence MLQDPEMMCREEIVNALSGLEGTLKEAYVLVTSCRDCSAMYRFFMGWKQADQFRRIKKKIGKHLRFYPMISHADLTRRLEKLANSAALSTCSSQDAQEVPASSSVNHSNPEARAEEVNDEFEKSDVVTQSINDVERHEAGHQDAVQTLSVRKSRSWWHDVISSKKAADAVKAHVVPRAIELFSLAELAKATMDFTLDREIGKGIFSSVYRGVLPDGREVAIERKKVDSSAGGMEAFRAEVTIQSLLHHKHIIRLVGCCVMEEEEHWSLFQKKNMVEKRLLVFEYMENGSLFDHLHGPSTSSFSPVTASWKTRIEILLGVSRAIEYLHSYATPAVIHCDIKSSNILLDSSWSPRLSGFDIAVSCDEAECVDICVRGTLGYLDPEFVRTRTLKPASDVYNFGVVMLEVLSGRRAICRWKEDHGDGDGDSPMDSLVNHALPLIDAGQVLHLLDRRPAEEPTPRQLEAADLVARTAAHCLQENGDDRPAMSDVVTRLQAALELVRCDDE is encoded by the exons ATGCTGCAGGACCCAGAGATGATGTGTCGGGAAGAGATCGTGAACGCGCTCAGTGGGCTGGAGGGGACGCTTAAGGAGGCGTATGTCCTTGTCACTTCCTGCAGGGACTGCTCAGCCATGTACCGTTTCTTCATGGGTTGGAAGCAGGCAGACCAGTTCCGTCGCATCAAAAAGAAGATCGGCAAGCACCTCCGTTTCTACCCCATGATCAGCCATGCCGACCTAACCCGTCGTCTCGAAAAACTTGCCAACAGTGCTGCTTTGTCAACATGCTCATCCCAG GATGCACAAGAGGTACCGGCATCATCATCGGTCAACCACTCAAACCCTGAAGCTAG GGCTGAAGAGGTCAATGACGAGTTCGAAAAAAGCGATGTAGTAACCCAGTCTATTAATGATGTGGAACGTCATGAAGCAG GTCACCAGGATGCAGTGCAAACATTGTCGGTTAGGAAATCAAGATCTTGGTGGCATGATGTAATATCCTCGAAAAAG GCTGCAGATGCAGTGAAAGCACATGTAGTGCCCCGTGCGATCGAGTTGTTCAGTTTGGCAGAGCTCGCAAAGGCGACCATGGACTTCACCCTTGACAGAGAGATCGGTAAAGGCATCTTCAGCAGTGTGTACAGGGGAGTGCTTCCTGACGGGCGGGAGGTGGCCATCGAACGCAAAAAGGTGGACTCTAGTGCTGGGGGGATGGAGGCATTTCGTGCAGAGGTTACAATCCAGTCCCTCCTTCACCACAAGCATATTATCCGTCTGGTTGGCTGCTGcgtgatggaggaggaggaacactGGTCATTGTTCCAGAAAAAGAACATGGTGGAGAAACGACTGCTCGTCTTCGAGTATATGGAGAACGGCTCGCTTTTCGACCACCTTCATGGTCCATCCACATCATCCTTCTCACCGGTGACGGCGTCCTGGAAGACGCGCATTGAGATACTGCTGGGCGTGTCACGCGCCATTGAGTACCTGCACTCATACGCCACGCCGGCGGTTATCCACTGTGACATCAAATCGTCCAACATCCTGCTTGACTCCAGCTGGTCACCGCGCTTGTCGGGCTTCGACATAGCAGTTAGCTGCGACGAGGCGGAGTGTGTTGACATTTGCGTCCGTGGCACGTTGGGATATCTTGACCCGGAGTTTGTACGCACAAGAACTCTGAAGCCAGCGAGCGACGTCTATAATTTTGGCGTTGTGATGCTGGAAGTATTGTCAGGCAGGAGGGCAATTTGCCGCTGGAAGGAGGatcatggcgatggcgatggcgatagCCCCATGGATTCTTTGGTTAACCACGCGCTGCCACTCATCGATGCGGGGCAGGTGCTCCATCTGCTGGAtaggcggccggcggaggagcCAACGCCAAGGCAGCTCGAGGCGGCGGACCTGGTGGCACGCACGGCAGCGCACTGCCTGCAAGAGAATGGGGACGACCGGCCGGCCATGTCGGACGTCGTGACCAGACTCCAGGCGGCGCTGGAGCTCGTCCGTTGCGATGATGAGTAG